A part of Oceaniferula flava genomic DNA contains:
- a CDS encoding PulJ/GspJ family protein has protein sequence MITCTTSSPAARQGGFTLMEMTIVILVGSMIAIMSLVLFNNQLATYRIINTQNFLIHEAPQIENSLNRITSRANFFRLYPTLEDAEAGTNATITDAQVIALQFSGIAQAADSFGVIAFDSDENKLNYYHLASMAELAVATPEWSISSQVSDANFFVQNGVLRFKLTGANGAEIIYSTTTLR, from the coding sequence ATGATTACTTGCACAACATCATCGCCAGCGGCAAGGCAAGGCGGGTTCACTCTGATGGAGATGACCATTGTTATCCTCGTTGGCAGCATGATCGCCATCATGTCCTTGGTGCTATTCAATAATCAACTGGCGACCTATCGCATCATCAACACTCAAAACTTTCTCATCCATGAAGCACCTCAGATCGAGAATAGTTTGAACCGTATCACCAGCCGGGCGAACTTCTTTCGCCTTTACCCCACTCTCGAAGATGCCGAAGCGGGGACCAATGCCACCATTACCGATGCTCAGGTGATCGCTCTGCAATTTTCCGGCATTGCGCAGGCAGCGGATAGCTTCGGCGTCATCGCCTTCGACAGCGATGAGAATAAACTCAATTACTACCATCTCGCCTCGATGGCTGAGCTCGCTGTCGCCACTCCGGAATGGTCAATCTCCTCACAGGTCAGCGATGCAAACTTCTTTGTTCAGAACGGCGTCCTGCGCTTCAAGCTCACCGGCGCCAACGGCGCTGAAATTATTTACTCCACCACCACACTACGATGA
- a CDS encoding type II secretion system F family protein, protein MSNAQTSASGGLRRVNRPTAVQTPAKPKPQSTLFAQKIRPFKKKELVQMFRSLASMLRAQINTADALKYYAYGHPNKELVAALNKIHEEVNKGVPIHDAFRASERFDEMTIGLIQAGGDAGQLDTAFAELGKRIRSELFFGKKIRKLIMMPCIVIPILIGAFIASQVKIVPQVEKMMSGMEPKGFVALSFKISHVVQDIWVPVVLTLIGIAIIIWKSDKVRNGITNLAMARVRVVRMMIMSLRQMTLLSTIKLLYSNGINLAKSLRVAANSVRKTPFYAELIKASEMYEKSGVPVSSAFAKYTSVDPQVVHMLAIGEKSASLDVQLSMLSEMFEEDAEQLMDDFSQFVSFVVMIIAVLLIAAVFLGTFMPIFMMGPQMMQEAM, encoded by the coding sequence ATGAGTAACGCACAAACATCAGCCAGTGGCGGTCTTCGGCGCGTCAATCGCCCCACCGCTGTTCAGACTCCCGCTAAGCCGAAGCCTCAATCGACGCTTTTTGCTCAGAAAATCAGGCCTTTCAAAAAGAAGGAGTTGGTTCAAATGTTCCGTTCTCTTGCGTCAATGCTGAGGGCTCAGATTAATACAGCAGATGCTTTAAAATATTACGCTTATGGGCACCCTAACAAGGAGCTTGTGGCTGCCCTGAATAAGATTCACGAGGAAGTGAATAAAGGGGTTCCCATTCACGATGCGTTCAGGGCATCCGAGCGATTCGATGAGATGACCATTGGTCTCATCCAGGCGGGGGGAGATGCTGGTCAACTAGACACAGCCTTTGCCGAACTCGGTAAACGAATTAGAAGTGAGCTCTTTTTTGGGAAGAAAATTCGAAAGCTGATCATGATGCCCTGTATTGTGATCCCCATCTTGATTGGCGCTTTCATTGCCTCTCAAGTGAAAATTGTTCCTCAAGTGGAGAAGATGATGTCTGGGATGGAGCCCAAAGGCTTTGTGGCTTTGTCTTTTAAAATAAGTCATGTCGTCCAAGATATTTGGGTGCCCGTAGTGCTTACTCTTATTGGGATTGCGATTATTATCTGGAAATCCGATAAAGTGCGAAATGGCATCACCAATCTAGCCATGGCCCGTGTCAGGGTGGTCCGTATGATGATTATGAGTCTTCGCCAGATGACGTTGCTCTCCACTATTAAGTTGCTGTATTCCAACGGGATAAACCTTGCCAAATCCCTGCGTGTTGCTGCTAACAGTGTGAGAAAAACGCCTTTTTACGCAGAGCTCATCAAAGCCTCGGAGATGTATGAAAAGTCCGGCGTGCCGGTTTCTTCTGCTTTTGCAAAATACACTTCAGTGGATCCCCAAGTGGTCCACATGCTCGCCATCGGTGAGAAGTCCGCATCGCTAGATGTTCAGCTTAGTATGCTCTCTGAGATGTTCGAGGAGGACGCTGAGCAATTAATGGATGACTTCAGCCAATTCGTAAGTTTCGTTGTGATGATTATTGCTGTCTTGTTGATTGCAGCAGTTTTCCTCGGCACGTTTATGCCGATCTTCATGATGGGGCCTCAGATGATGCAGGAGGCAATGTAA
- a CDS encoding ATP-binding cassette domain-containing protein, with protein sequence MQSNLKEPKIAIHDDLSIGYRESLASTSGEIELGSGTHYLLARNGRGKTTLLRTLAGVLKPLGGKFSCDGRCQLLSEDLTFDRELSPKVIFKSMLPKAGCREALELADRLELDVDKSYGKLSTGNKRKVALLLAEFSVLEGRSDILLLDEPFTGLDAFAREIFQDLWARRSDGVLRLVSCHPDFDSMEMSSSILISDGRISHLSGGETPKCWGDLKTQLN encoded by the coding sequence ATGCAATCAAATCTTAAAGAGCCGAAAATTGCGATCCACGACGACCTTAGCATTGGCTACAGGGAGAGTTTGGCATCGACGAGTGGCGAGATCGAGTTGGGTAGTGGAACACACTACTTGTTGGCGCGTAATGGGAGAGGGAAGACTACCTTGTTGCGCACATTGGCTGGTGTATTGAAGCCGTTAGGCGGTAAATTTTCCTGCGACGGAAGGTGTCAGCTACTTAGTGAAGATTTGACCTTCGATCGCGAGCTTTCACCCAAGGTGATCTTCAAAAGCATGCTTCCCAAAGCTGGGTGTCGTGAGGCCCTGGAGTTGGCTGACCGGTTGGAATTGGATGTCGATAAATCTTATGGAAAGCTCTCCACAGGTAATAAGCGCAAGGTGGCGCTGCTTCTTGCCGAGTTCTCTGTGCTGGAGGGGCGTTCGGATATTCTGCTGCTGGATGAGCCTTTTACCGGGTTGGACGCATTTGCACGTGAAATTTTTCAAGACCTGTGGGCACGCCGTAGTGACGGTGTGCTTCGCTTAGTGAGCTGTCACCCCGACTTTGATAGTATGGAGATGAGTAGCTCGATCCTGATTAGCGATGGTCGGATTTCCCATCTTAGTGGGGGTGAAACTCCCAAGTGCTGGGGCGATTTGAAAACTCAACTGAACTAA
- a CDS encoding type IV pilus twitching motility protein PilT: MTVQAADATATAPTSFRQGMTGAGLLGVIFQVCDSMGVSDIQIRSELPVYIETHKGMECLAHLGVLSSDDVYKIYRELLNNRESASHGFGETEPAADRAERKIEEALGSFKETRVDDFSCNGIFVVATGKTSGRLRIQVHLSANGLGVTCRILNDSIPELSSLGIDQDTAEMLRLAVQRRAGLCLVTGPTGSGKSTTLAAIIDWLRRNHPKHIVTVEDPVEYQYPKDMDDPHVPGQKIMAPSIVTQQEVGRDLASYRQGLKDVLRKAPHVILLGEIRDREAMETCMEAAQTGHLVLSTLHTTGAVKTMGRILEMYPRENHPAVLNRLSEILIFIHSQGLLSGINGRVLTYEFLQNNEDAVSSAIGSYDRGARALEDVIKRAGNIAWDEKLTSLYEEGKISKETFENARMHREDVNYV, from the coding sequence GTGACCGTACAAGCTGCGGATGCCACAGCTACAGCCCCTACCTCGTTCCGCCAGGGGATGACAGGTGCAGGTTTGTTAGGAGTTATTTTTCAAGTCTGTGATTCCATGGGGGTATCAGACATCCAAATCCGCTCGGAGCTGCCGGTCTACATCGAAACTCACAAAGGGATGGAATGCTTGGCCCACCTCGGCGTCTTGAGTTCCGACGATGTTTACAAAATTTATCGCGAACTGCTCAACAACCGCGAGTCCGCCAGTCATGGATTTGGCGAAACTGAACCCGCCGCTGATCGCGCGGAGCGCAAAATTGAAGAGGCCTTGGGGTCATTCAAGGAAACCCGCGTGGACGACTTTTCATGCAACGGTATTTTTGTTGTTGCGACAGGTAAGACTTCCGGGCGTCTTCGGATTCAAGTTCACCTCAGTGCCAATGGACTTGGTGTGACTTGCCGTATTTTGAACGACAGTATTCCTGAGTTAAGCTCCTTGGGTATCGATCAAGATACCGCCGAAATGTTGCGGCTTGCTGTGCAGCGTCGTGCTGGACTCTGTTTGGTCACCGGGCCCACAGGTTCCGGAAAATCGACCACCTTGGCTGCCATTATCGATTGGCTGCGCCGAAACCATCCTAAACATATCGTGACGGTCGAAGATCCTGTGGAATATCAGTATCCGAAGGATATGGATGATCCTCACGTGCCCGGGCAGAAGATCATGGCTCCTAGTATCGTCACTCAGCAGGAAGTAGGTCGAGACCTGGCATCCTATCGACAGGGGCTTAAGGATGTTCTGCGGAAAGCGCCTCACGTCATTCTACTCGGGGAAATTCGCGATCGTGAAGCGATGGAAACCTGCATGGAGGCAGCCCAGACCGGCCACTTGGTGCTTTCCACCCTGCACACTACAGGAGCGGTTAAAACCATGGGGCGTATTTTGGAAATGTATCCCCGCGAGAATCACCCGGCAGTCCTGAATCGCTTGAGTGAGATTTTAATTTTCATTCACTCTCAAGGTCTCCTTAGCGGGATCAATGGGCGAGTGCTGACCTACGAATTTTTACAGAATAACGAAGACGCCGTTTCCAGCGCCATTGGCAGTTACGATCGGGGTGCTCGCGCCCTGGAGGATGTGATTAAACGCGCCGGAAACATTGCCTGGGATGAGAAACTCACCAGTCTTTATGAGGAGGGTAAAATCTCCAAAGAAACATTTGAGAACGCCAGAATGCACCGAGAGGACGTCAACTACGTCTGA
- a CDS encoding GspE/PulE family protein, whose amino-acid sequence MIEFEGVRYNALISRRLRQALEEHDPSLAEVDSGQLEAKITKSVFMAAVAKVNNMAFFPKVADFCDASLLEKCDPSVLTRGGFSPLCLDDKKIIVAISNPWSPAADEYVSLRFPEFELVKIVTLTSEISRAIESVSGNTGPSQDELEAIEVEDTDDKIKDFDVTKDYDEPMAQLIATVMASAVKQRASDIHFKVEKESFYYAFRVDGDIGKKTEIPIKLKDRLDAYLLNLMKLPAEIRNTVPGISGRFTISYFRRPIDIRYERHRTYRGYHLTMRLLDKGHLNVTLGKGSLAFDDQTLLALDKVMKIPAGIIVMSGPTGSGKSTTLNAILREMNTPDVNILTLENPVEDEIPGVTHCDLKNPGEFKPMIASFMRSDPDIILMGEVRDIESAELAIEAAVTGHKVLTTIHTPRASQIIERFEQLGIERWKIAQTLKAACAQRLIKMLCPYCKTEQQGINEKDRAIYGLDESWATRTVYSHLPDGCQECHGSGYAGRTAILEIIPITPKVSDMLSKGEITPYELELKIQEEGKLPNLRNNGLKLLMEGKTDIAAIGKMIDMSTDE is encoded by the coding sequence ATGATCGAATTTGAAGGAGTCAGATATAATGCCCTCATCAGCCGCCGCTTGCGACAGGCTCTTGAGGAACATGACCCCTCGCTAGCCGAGGTGGACTCGGGTCAATTAGAGGCCAAAATCACCAAGAGTGTGTTCATGGCCGCAGTGGCTAAGGTTAATAACATGGCCTTCTTCCCCAAGGTTGCTGACTTCTGTGATGCATCTTTGTTAGAAAAGTGCGATCCCTCAGTTTTGACACGTGGTGGCTTCTCACCCCTCTGTCTCGATGACAAAAAGATCATTGTCGCTATTTCCAATCCATGGAGTCCTGCTGCAGATGAGTATGTTTCGCTGCGGTTCCCCGAGTTTGAGCTCGTTAAAATTGTTACCCTAACATCAGAAATTAGTCGTGCGATTGAGTCTGTTTCTGGAAATACAGGACCGAGTCAGGATGAACTCGAAGCAATTGAAGTCGAGGACACTGACGATAAAATCAAGGACTTCGACGTCACCAAAGATTACGACGAGCCAATGGCTCAACTCATCGCTACCGTGATGGCCAGTGCTGTCAAACAGCGAGCCTCTGACATTCACTTTAAGGTGGAGAAGGAAAGTTTTTATTATGCGTTCCGAGTCGATGGAGACATCGGTAAGAAGACAGAGATCCCGATTAAGTTGAAGGACCGTCTTGATGCTTATCTGCTGAACTTGATGAAATTGCCTGCGGAAATCCGGAATACTGTTCCCGGTATTTCAGGTCGTTTCACGATTTCCTACTTCCGCCGTCCCATCGATATTCGTTACGAACGTCACCGAACGTATCGGGGATACCACTTGACAATGCGTTTGTTAGATAAAGGTCACTTAAATGTCACCTTGGGTAAAGGATCGCTTGCTTTTGATGATCAGACTCTACTCGCGCTGGATAAGGTGATGAAAATCCCTGCAGGGATCATTGTGATGAGTGGTCCGACTGGTTCAGGGAAGTCAACGACCCTGAACGCCATTCTTCGTGAGATGAACACACCCGATGTGAATATTCTGACGCTGGAAAACCCTGTGGAGGATGAAATCCCTGGGGTCACCCACTGTGACCTTAAAAACCCTGGTGAGTTTAAACCCATGATTGCCAGTTTCATGCGAAGTGATCCGGATATTATCCTGATGGGGGAGGTCCGTGATATTGAATCAGCGGAACTCGCCATTGAAGCGGCTGTGACCGGGCACAAGGTTCTCACTACGATTCACACCCCTCGAGCATCACAAATCATTGAACGTTTCGAACAGCTTGGGATTGAACGTTGGAAAATTGCCCAGACGCTGAAAGCTGCCTGTGCCCAGCGTTTGATCAAAATGCTCTGCCCATACTGCAAGACTGAACAGCAGGGGATTAATGAAAAAGATCGGGCCATTTACGGTCTCGATGAATCTTGGGCTACGCGCACCGTGTATTCGCATTTGCCCGACGGTTGCCAAGAATGTCACGGCTCAGGTTACGCTGGGCGGACGGCGATTCTGGAGATCATTCCGATCACACCAAAAGTATCTGATATGTTATCTAAGGGGGAGATCACGCCCTACGAACTTGAATTGAAAATCCAGGAGGAGGGCAAACTGCCGAACCTCCGAAATAATGGTCTGAAATTGTTGATGGAGGGAAAAACCGACATCGCTGCAATTGGTAAGATGATCGACATGAGTACCGATGAGTAA
- a CDS encoding type II secretion system protein, with the protein MVFNHNNTTKQKTMKLTKTANTKLKPGMTLIEITVVILVLLTLISVLFIGANIYKKGADRAACILNIRNVHQAVRANQNLKGINTGTTLTMSDEIYSVSGTERYLSEPTCPTAGGAYTPETTYPEVGTAAVRCAEFGAVTEEEQTAIDAGSQDARDLTDHVPENTNGW; encoded by the coding sequence GTGGTCTTTAACCACAACAACACAACAAAACAAAAAACAATGAAACTGACAAAAACTGCTAACACCAAGCTTAAGCCTGGAATGACCCTGATCGAAATCACTGTTGTGATTCTCGTTCTCCTCACCCTGATCTCCGTGCTCTTCATCGGCGCGAACATCTACAAGAAAGGTGCCGACCGCGCTGCTTGTATCCTCAATATTCGTAACGTTCACCAAGCTGTGCGTGCTAACCAGAACCTCAAAGGTATCAACACTGGCACCACATTGACCATGTCTGATGAAATCTATAGCGTTTCTGGTACTGAGCGTTACCTTTCTGAGCCTACATGCCCAACTGCTGGTGGTGCATACACTCCTGAGACAACTTATCCAGAAGTCGGCACAGCTGCTGTGCGTTGTGCTGAATTCGGTGCTGTCACCGAAGAGGAGCAAACTGCTATTGACGCCGGATCTCAAGATGCAAGAGACTTAACCGATCACGTGCCTGAAAACACAAACGGTTGGTAA
- a CDS encoding type II secretion system protein GspD has product MKLTTALMLGGMIFSSTAMAQDAPGSNVRVSKPAFTPGGFGADGPADLPGNKGPANPNDAPDDAGPGRPAAPVSPDAPGDAPTENLPGEAPVDPDAPANPDVPVNADQAPAQEAQSIETENGGFLIKEANINDIFQLLARRAGKQYFHNNALNTDTYKVTGHLNGDGGALKQMEELAFMYGLRMYVKGNTVYAMMSDQLERLPAKQWTYSLKYLRPTDIEQIKALIQPLLTAGRGVVNYEPKTNTIVVIDTLHHVEMVEELLNKVDRPKGQIVIEVKILRVNSTAGHKSGVDWSSSLGSDGVSVDVIRSLNSVFGFGTEFTGSAISGGAAAGSTETVAADTSNIILTPFQLSGVLRALNEGSLVTQKSNPVVITEDNEKAIISLIDRVPIITSTVNNTGDGASVTTDEVRYKIDESDSTDPDKTREIGVTISITPSVLPDGTIRMNMRPRNAQIVEEITGPSGNTYPRVSEATIESIARIPNGNSLIVGGFYGESKGNDKNKVPLLGDIPVLNFFFKSKQTSREQSSLVFVVTPTSYDPACVTSNNRTTDRLRHSTAVPSDHQSINPKNPGAAHDPNLRRTINGARSLTTPDDYPQGYPQR; this is encoded by the coding sequence ATGAAATTGACCACAGCCTTAATGTTAGGAGGAATGATTTTTTCTTCCACCGCCATGGCCCAAGATGCACCGGGCTCTAACGTGCGAGTCTCCAAACCTGCATTCACTCCCGGGGGCTTCGGCGCTGACGGACCAGCCGACTTACCTGGGAATAAGGGGCCTGCTAATCCAAATGATGCCCCAGACGATGCCGGGCCAGGACGCCCCGCAGCCCCTGTGTCTCCTGACGCTCCCGGAGATGCCCCAACAGAAAATTTACCTGGCGAAGCTCCAGTTGATCCCGATGCGCCGGCAAATCCGGATGTCCCAGTTAATGCCGATCAAGCCCCTGCTCAGGAAGCCCAATCGATTGAAACTGAAAATGGTGGCTTCCTAATCAAAGAGGCTAACATTAACGATATCTTCCAGCTTTTGGCTCGACGCGCTGGGAAGCAGTATTTCCATAACAATGCTTTAAATACCGATACCTACAAGGTTACCGGTCACCTCAATGGTGACGGCGGTGCGCTGAAACAAATGGAAGAATTGGCCTTCATGTATGGTCTTCGGATGTATGTGAAAGGGAATACGGTTTACGCAATGATGAGTGATCAGTTAGAGCGCCTTCCAGCAAAACAATGGACGTACAGCCTAAAGTATCTTCGCCCAACTGATATTGAACAGATCAAAGCATTGATTCAGCCGCTTCTCACCGCAGGACGTGGTGTTGTCAATTATGAGCCGAAGACAAACACGATTGTTGTGATCGATACGCTGCATCACGTGGAAATGGTTGAAGAGCTTCTTAATAAGGTTGATCGGCCTAAAGGGCAGATTGTCATCGAAGTCAAAATCCTTCGTGTAAACAGCACCGCTGGTCATAAGTCGGGTGTTGATTGGAGCTCCTCATTAGGCTCAGATGGCGTGTCAGTGGATGTGATCCGTAGTCTGAATAGCGTCTTCGGATTTGGCACCGAGTTTACTGGAAGCGCGATTTCAGGTGGTGCAGCAGCAGGATCCACCGAAACCGTCGCTGCTGATACTAGTAATATTATTCTGACTCCATTCCAGCTCAGCGGTGTGCTGCGTGCCCTTAATGAAGGAAGTTTGGTCACGCAAAAATCCAACCCAGTGGTCATCACCGAAGACAATGAAAAGGCAATTATTTCACTCATTGATCGTGTGCCGATTATTACGTCTACGGTGAATAACACTGGTGACGGAGCAAGTGTTACGACGGATGAGGTGCGTTATAAAATCGATGAAAGTGACTCCACAGATCCCGATAAAACACGTGAGATTGGTGTGACGATTTCGATTACCCCAAGTGTCCTTCCTGATGGAACGATCCGTATGAACATGCGCCCGCGCAATGCTCAGATTGTCGAAGAAATTACAGGGCCTTCCGGTAATACTTATCCTCGCGTCAGTGAGGCGACCATTGAGAGTATCGCCAGAATTCCCAACGGCAACTCACTGATCGTCGGTGGTTTCTATGGTGAGAGTAAAGGTAACGATAAGAACAAGGTGCCGCTGCTCGGAGATATCCCAGTGCTGAACTTCTTCTTTAAATCGAAGCAAACGAGTCGTGAACAATCAAGTTTGGTGTTTGTGGTTACCCCGACATCTTATGACCCTGCTTGTGTGACAAGTAACAATCGCACAACTGACAGGCTGCGTCACAGCACCGCGGTTCCTAGTGATCATCAATCCATCAATCCGAAAAATCCAGGTGCTGCGCATGATCCAAACCTTCGTCGCACTATTAATGGTGCGCGCTCATTAACCACTCCAGATGATTATCCGCAAGGATACCCTCAACGCTAA